A genome region from Cyprinus carpio isolate SPL01 chromosome B23, ASM1834038v1, whole genome shotgun sequence includes the following:
- the LOC109054390 gene encoding calcium/calmodulin-dependent protein kinase type 1D-like isoform X2, with product MPSYFIKQHKALVSKKQHHKEIPVEAHAEMGRKEGDYGWKKSTDNIQDVFEFMEVLGSGAFSEVFMVKERKTGKLFALKCVKKKNKRDVNLENEIAVLRRIKHDNVVCLEDFYESRTHYYLVMQLVSGGELFDRILDRGMYSEADASLVIRQVLEAVSYLHKNGIVHRDLKPENLLYYSPDENSKIMISDFGLSKMEEKGIMSTACGTPGYVAPEVLAQKPYSKAVDCWSIGVITYILLCGYPPFYEETETRLFSKIMKAQYEFDSPFWDDISESAKDFIRNMMQKNPKMRYDTEQALRHPWIIGKTARSQDIYHSVSEQIQKNFAKSKWKQAFNATVAIHHMKKLQQAHSEACLRLKQTPVPEIKVIATSTPESVRKKLFAETPEPNGSVPSNQMSVPSGSTDSKSQYHPVRVSHSETTHVGTLTITEKSKHVYHSQPADLNGYAKRSSSRNGQNLQTGVCSVM from the exons ATGCCATCATACTTCATCAAGCAGCACAAAGCACTGGTCAGCAAAAAACAGCATCACAAAG AAATCCCTGTAGAAGCTCACGCAGAAATGGGCCGAAAGGAGGGTGACTATGGTTGGAAAAAGAGCACGGATAACATCCAGGATGTGTTTGAATTCATGGAGGTCCTCGGATC GGGAGCGTTCTCAGAGGTCTTCATGGTGAAGGAGAGAAAAACAGGGAAGCTTTTTGCACTGAAGTgtgtgaagaagaaaaacaaaagggaCGTCAACCTGGAGAATGAAATCGCTGTGTTGAGAAG GATCAAACATGACAATGTGGTTTGCTTGGAGGATTTCTATGAAAGTCGGACGCATTACTACCTGGTCATGCAGCT CGTTTCAGGTGGTGAACTGTTCGACCGGATCCTGGACCGGGGCATGTATTCAGAGGCCGATGCTAGTCTGGTCATCAGACAGGTGCTGGAGGCAGTCAGCTACCTGCACAAAAACGGCATTGTCCACCGTGACCTCAAG CCAGAGAATCTGCTCTACTACAGCCCTGATGAAAACTCCAAGATCATGATCAGTGATTTCGGCCTGTCTAAGATGGAGGAGAAGGGCATCATGTCCACGGCCTGCGGGACTCCAGGATATGTCG CCCCTGAAGTATTGGCCCAGAAACCTTACAGCAAAGCCGTTGACTGCTGGTCTATTGGAGTCATCACCTACATCCT TCTCTGTGGCTATCCTCCTTTCTATGAAGAAACCGAGACTCGTCTGTTTTCTAAAATCATGAAGGCACAGTATGAGTTTGACTCGCCCTTCTGGGATGATATCTCAGAGTCTG CAAAGGACTTCATCCGCAACATGATGCAGAAGAATCCTAAGATGCGTTATGACACAGAACAGGCTCTCAGACACCCCTG GATTATAGGAAAGACGGCCCGGAGTCAGGACATCTATCACTCCGTCAGCGAGCAGATCCAGAAGAACTTTGCCAAGTCCAAATGGAAG CAAGCCTTCAACGCTACAGTGGCCATTCATCACATGAAGAAACTGCAGCAGGCCCACTCTGAGGCCTGTCTCCGTCTGAAACAGACGCCTGTGCCTGAGATCAAGGTCATCGCAACATCCACACCTGAATCCGTCCGCAAGAAGCTGTTCGCTGAGACCCCCGAACCAAACGGCAGCGTTCCCAGCAATCAGATGAGTGTGCCCTCCGGCTCCACCGACTCAAAGAGTCAGTACCACCCGGTCCGGGTCAGTCACAGCGAGACCACCCATGTAGGGACCCTCACCATTACAGAGAAGAGCAAACATGTGTATCACTCGCAGCCAGCGGACCTAAATgg GTACGCAAAAAGAAGCTCCAGTCGTAACGGGCAGAACCTTCAGACTGGCGTTTGCTCTGTCATGTGA
- the LOC109054390 gene encoding calcium/calmodulin-dependent protein kinase type 1D-like isoform X3, translating to MAPGIFGIVLAANKEIPVEAHAEMGRKEGDYGWKKSTDNIQDVFEFMEVLGSGAFSEVFMVKERKTGKLFALKCVKKKNKRDVNLENEIAVLRRIKHDNVVCLEDFYESRTHYYLVMQLVSGGELFDRILDRGMYSEADASLVIRQVLEAVSYLHKNGIVHRDLKPENLLYYSPDENSKIMISDFGLSKMEEKGIMSTACGTPGYVAPEVLAQKPYSKAVDCWSIGVITYILLCGYPPFYEETETRLFSKIMKAQYEFDSPFWDDISESAKDFIRNMMQKNPKMRYDTEQALRHPWIIGKTARSQDIYHSVSEQIQKNFAKSKWKQAFNATVAIHHMKKLQQAHSEACLRLKQTPVPEIKVIATSTPESVRKKLFAETPEPNGSVPSNQMSVPSGSTDSKSQYHPVRVSHSETTHVGTLTITEKSKHVYHSQPADLNGYAKRSSSRNGQNLQTGVCSVM from the exons ATGGCTCCTGGAATATTTGGGATTGTTTTGGCTGCAAATAAAG AAATCCCTGTAGAAGCTCACGCAGAAATGGGCCGAAAGGAGGGTGACTATGGTTGGAAAAAGAGCACGGATAACATCCAGGATGTGTTTGAATTCATGGAGGTCCTCGGATC GGGAGCGTTCTCAGAGGTCTTCATGGTGAAGGAGAGAAAAACAGGGAAGCTTTTTGCACTGAAGTgtgtgaagaagaaaaacaaaagggaCGTCAACCTGGAGAATGAAATCGCTGTGTTGAGAAG GATCAAACATGACAATGTGGTTTGCTTGGAGGATTTCTATGAAAGTCGGACGCATTACTACCTGGTCATGCAGCT CGTTTCAGGTGGTGAACTGTTCGACCGGATCCTGGACCGGGGCATGTATTCAGAGGCCGATGCTAGTCTGGTCATCAGACAGGTGCTGGAGGCAGTCAGCTACCTGCACAAAAACGGCATTGTCCACCGTGACCTCAAG CCAGAGAATCTGCTCTACTACAGCCCTGATGAAAACTCCAAGATCATGATCAGTGATTTCGGCCTGTCTAAGATGGAGGAGAAGGGCATCATGTCCACGGCCTGCGGGACTCCAGGATATGTCG CCCCTGAAGTATTGGCCCAGAAACCTTACAGCAAAGCCGTTGACTGCTGGTCTATTGGAGTCATCACCTACATCCT TCTCTGTGGCTATCCTCCTTTCTATGAAGAAACCGAGACTCGTCTGTTTTCTAAAATCATGAAGGCACAGTATGAGTTTGACTCGCCCTTCTGGGATGATATCTCAGAGTCTG CAAAGGACTTCATCCGCAACATGATGCAGAAGAATCCTAAGATGCGTTATGACACAGAACAGGCTCTCAGACACCCCTG GATTATAGGAAAGACGGCCCGGAGTCAGGACATCTATCACTCCGTCAGCGAGCAGATCCAGAAGAACTTTGCCAAGTCCAAATGGAAG CAAGCCTTCAACGCTACAGTGGCCATTCATCACATGAAGAAACTGCAGCAGGCCCACTCTGAGGCCTGTCTCCGTCTGAAACAGACGCCTGTGCCTGAGATCAAGGTCATCGCAACATCCACACCTGAATCCGTCCGCAAGAAGCTGTTCGCTGAGACCCCCGAACCAAACGGCAGCGTTCCCAGCAATCAGATGAGTGTGCCCTCCGGCTCCACCGACTCAAAGAGTCAGTACCACCCGGTCCGGGTCAGTCACAGCGAGACCACCCATGTAGGGACCCTCACCATTACAGAGAAGAGCAAACATGTGTATCACTCGCAGCCAGCGGACCTAAATgg GTACGCAAAAAGAAGCTCCAGTCGTAACGGGCAGAACCTTCAGACTGGCGTTTGCTCTGTCATGTGA
- the LOC109054390 gene encoding calcium/calmodulin-dependent protein kinase type 1D-like isoform X1, with product MSVSLRSARHNLSSHVILCHCCPCLSFDHFCKRQRSCWSSYRPEEIPVEAHAEMGRKEGDYGWKKSTDNIQDVFEFMEVLGSGAFSEVFMVKERKTGKLFALKCVKKKNKRDVNLENEIAVLRRIKHDNVVCLEDFYESRTHYYLVMQLVSGGELFDRILDRGMYSEADASLVIRQVLEAVSYLHKNGIVHRDLKPENLLYYSPDENSKIMISDFGLSKMEEKGIMSTACGTPGYVAPEVLAQKPYSKAVDCWSIGVITYILLCGYPPFYEETETRLFSKIMKAQYEFDSPFWDDISESAKDFIRNMMQKNPKMRYDTEQALRHPWIIGKTARSQDIYHSVSEQIQKNFAKSKWKQAFNATVAIHHMKKLQQAHSEACLRLKQTPVPEIKVIATSTPESVRKKLFAETPEPNGSVPSNQMSVPSGSTDSKSQYHPVRVSHSETTHVGTLTITEKSKHVYHSQPADLNGYAKRSSSRNGQNLQTGVCSVM from the exons ATGTCTGTTTCTTTGAGATCTGCGCGGCATAATCTCTCCTCGCATGTCATTCTTTGTCACTGCTGTCCTTGCTTGAGCTTTGATCATTTCTGCAAAAGACAGAGATCGTGCTGGAGTTCTTACAGACCTGAAG AAATCCCTGTAGAAGCTCACGCAGAAATGGGCCGAAAGGAGGGTGACTATGGTTGGAAAAAGAGCACGGATAACATCCAGGATGTGTTTGAATTCATGGAGGTCCTCGGATC GGGAGCGTTCTCAGAGGTCTTCATGGTGAAGGAGAGAAAAACAGGGAAGCTTTTTGCACTGAAGTgtgtgaagaagaaaaacaaaagggaCGTCAACCTGGAGAATGAAATCGCTGTGTTGAGAAG GATCAAACATGACAATGTGGTTTGCTTGGAGGATTTCTATGAAAGTCGGACGCATTACTACCTGGTCATGCAGCT CGTTTCAGGTGGTGAACTGTTCGACCGGATCCTGGACCGGGGCATGTATTCAGAGGCCGATGCTAGTCTGGTCATCAGACAGGTGCTGGAGGCAGTCAGCTACCTGCACAAAAACGGCATTGTCCACCGTGACCTCAAG CCAGAGAATCTGCTCTACTACAGCCCTGATGAAAACTCCAAGATCATGATCAGTGATTTCGGCCTGTCTAAGATGGAGGAGAAGGGCATCATGTCCACGGCCTGCGGGACTCCAGGATATGTCG CCCCTGAAGTATTGGCCCAGAAACCTTACAGCAAAGCCGTTGACTGCTGGTCTATTGGAGTCATCACCTACATCCT TCTCTGTGGCTATCCTCCTTTCTATGAAGAAACCGAGACTCGTCTGTTTTCTAAAATCATGAAGGCACAGTATGAGTTTGACTCGCCCTTCTGGGATGATATCTCAGAGTCTG CAAAGGACTTCATCCGCAACATGATGCAGAAGAATCCTAAGATGCGTTATGACACAGAACAGGCTCTCAGACACCCCTG GATTATAGGAAAGACGGCCCGGAGTCAGGACATCTATCACTCCGTCAGCGAGCAGATCCAGAAGAACTTTGCCAAGTCCAAATGGAAG CAAGCCTTCAACGCTACAGTGGCCATTCATCACATGAAGAAACTGCAGCAGGCCCACTCTGAGGCCTGTCTCCGTCTGAAACAGACGCCTGTGCCTGAGATCAAGGTCATCGCAACATCCACACCTGAATCCGTCCGCAAGAAGCTGTTCGCTGAGACCCCCGAACCAAACGGCAGCGTTCCCAGCAATCAGATGAGTGTGCCCTCCGGCTCCACCGACTCAAAGAGTCAGTACCACCCGGTCCGGGTCAGTCACAGCGAGACCACCCATGTAGGGACCCTCACCATTACAGAGAAGAGCAAACATGTGTATCACTCGCAGCCAGCGGACCTAAATgg GTACGCAAAAAGAAGCTCCAGTCGTAACGGGCAGAACCTTCAGACTGGCGTTTGCTCTGTCATGTGA
- the LOC109054390 gene encoding calcium/calmodulin-dependent protein kinase type 1D-like isoform X4, with protein sequence MGRKEGDYGWKKSTDNIQDVFEFMEVLGSGAFSEVFMVKERKTGKLFALKCVKKKNKRDVNLENEIAVLRRIKHDNVVCLEDFYESRTHYYLVMQLVSGGELFDRILDRGMYSEADASLVIRQVLEAVSYLHKNGIVHRDLKPENLLYYSPDENSKIMISDFGLSKMEEKGIMSTACGTPGYVAPEVLAQKPYSKAVDCWSIGVITYILLCGYPPFYEETETRLFSKIMKAQYEFDSPFWDDISESAKDFIRNMMQKNPKMRYDTEQALRHPWIIGKTARSQDIYHSVSEQIQKNFAKSKWKQAFNATVAIHHMKKLQQAHSEACLRLKQTPVPEIKVIATSTPESVRKKLFAETPEPNGSVPSNQMSVPSGSTDSKSQYHPVRVSHSETTHVGTLTITEKSKHVYHSQPADLNGYAKRSSSRNGQNLQTGVCSVM encoded by the exons ATGGGCCGAAAGGAGGGTGACTATGGTTGGAAAAAGAGCACGGATAACATCCAGGATGTGTTTGAATTCATGGAGGTCCTCGGATC GGGAGCGTTCTCAGAGGTCTTCATGGTGAAGGAGAGAAAAACAGGGAAGCTTTTTGCACTGAAGTgtgtgaagaagaaaaacaaaagggaCGTCAACCTGGAGAATGAAATCGCTGTGTTGAGAAG GATCAAACATGACAATGTGGTTTGCTTGGAGGATTTCTATGAAAGTCGGACGCATTACTACCTGGTCATGCAGCT CGTTTCAGGTGGTGAACTGTTCGACCGGATCCTGGACCGGGGCATGTATTCAGAGGCCGATGCTAGTCTGGTCATCAGACAGGTGCTGGAGGCAGTCAGCTACCTGCACAAAAACGGCATTGTCCACCGTGACCTCAAG CCAGAGAATCTGCTCTACTACAGCCCTGATGAAAACTCCAAGATCATGATCAGTGATTTCGGCCTGTCTAAGATGGAGGAGAAGGGCATCATGTCCACGGCCTGCGGGACTCCAGGATATGTCG CCCCTGAAGTATTGGCCCAGAAACCTTACAGCAAAGCCGTTGACTGCTGGTCTATTGGAGTCATCACCTACATCCT TCTCTGTGGCTATCCTCCTTTCTATGAAGAAACCGAGACTCGTCTGTTTTCTAAAATCATGAAGGCACAGTATGAGTTTGACTCGCCCTTCTGGGATGATATCTCAGAGTCTG CAAAGGACTTCATCCGCAACATGATGCAGAAGAATCCTAAGATGCGTTATGACACAGAACAGGCTCTCAGACACCCCTG GATTATAGGAAAGACGGCCCGGAGTCAGGACATCTATCACTCCGTCAGCGAGCAGATCCAGAAGAACTTTGCCAAGTCCAAATGGAAG CAAGCCTTCAACGCTACAGTGGCCATTCATCACATGAAGAAACTGCAGCAGGCCCACTCTGAGGCCTGTCTCCGTCTGAAACAGACGCCTGTGCCTGAGATCAAGGTCATCGCAACATCCACACCTGAATCCGTCCGCAAGAAGCTGTTCGCTGAGACCCCCGAACCAAACGGCAGCGTTCCCAGCAATCAGATGAGTGTGCCCTCCGGCTCCACCGACTCAAAGAGTCAGTACCACCCGGTCCGGGTCAGTCACAGCGAGACCACCCATGTAGGGACCCTCACCATTACAGAGAAGAGCAAACATGTGTATCACTCGCAGCCAGCGGACCTAAATgg GTACGCAAAAAGAAGCTCCAGTCGTAACGGGCAGAACCTTCAGACTGGCGTTTGCTCTGTCATGTGA